In Pirellula sp. SH-Sr6A, the DNA window CGACTTCGAAACGTCGAGGTCCTCACCCGTGGTTCTCAACGTGGTTTTGTCGTGAATGCAGACGATCTGCTTATCCTTGGTGTAATAGAAGTCTCCTTCCACTCCATCGGCCTGTTGCTCAAACGCCAATCGAAATGCGGACATTGTGTTTTCCGGGGCATCAAACGACGCACCGCGGTGGCCGACAATCATCTGCGCGTCGGCTTGCAATGCTGTAGTCGCCAGTGCGACAAGCGAGAGTAACAGAACTTTACGGATCATGGTCTCAGGTTGGGTGAGTGGGGGAGGCCGACGCGATTGCCGATCATGGGGCTTGGCAGGGCAATGCGTTTTCAACCCGAGAGTATAAACGAAGCAGGTACCTGAGTCCGTTCCCACACAAAGAATTCATGTGGGCGCACCGCGAAGAATCCACGTGCTCGCACGGCGAAGAACATCGCGTGCGAACTCAGTGATCCGACGAAAGCTTCATCGCGACGACTCCCGTCGTGATCAAAATTGCAGCGACAATACGCAGCCAGTGGATTGGCTCTCCCAACAGAATGAGGCCCACCAGAAACGCCCCCACGGCACCGATCCCCGTCCAGACCATATACGCGGTTCCCAACGGCAACGACTTCATCGAAAGCGAGAGGAGGGCGAAACTCGCAATCATGACGACGATCGTGACGACAGAGGGGACGAAGCGTGTGAACCCCTCGGATTGCTTCATCGAGTAAGCCCACACTACTTCCAAAACGCCCGCGACGATCAAATAGAGCCACGCCATCGGTAAGCCTCTTTCGTGTTAACGACTGACCGCAAGCCACAATGCTTGGGTGCCGCTGGAGCCATGCCCCATCCCTTGAAGCTTTCGATAAAGATCGATCGCGAGCTCGACCCCTGGCAACTGCAATTGCATACGGGCCGCCTCGTCGAGAACAATCCCCAAATCCTTGACAAAGTGATCGACGAAAAAGCCCGGAGAATAGTCCTCTCGCAAGATGCGTGGGGTGAGATTCGACAAGGACCAACTACCCGCTGCCCCCGACGACACCGATTCGAGAACCGTCTGGGGATCCAGCCCGCTGCGTGTCGCATAAAGCAACGCTTCGCAAAGTCCAACCATGCTGGATGCGATCAAAATCTGATTCACCATCTTGGTGTGTTGGCCACTCCCTGCAGGCCCCTGGTAAACGTAGGTCTTACCCATCGATTTCCAAAGGGGCACCAGCGCATCGAAGACGTCTCGATCGCCGCCGACCATGATGGAAAGCCGTGCCTCTTTCGCTCCGATATCGCCTCCGGAGACCGGCGCATCGAGAGCATGACACCCCATCTGCTTGGCCTTGTCATAAACCGCCTCCGCCAAAGCAGGGCGGCTGGTGGTCATATCGACCAGGATTCCTCCGGAACGCAATCCCCGAAGAGCACCAGACTCTCCCAAGAGGACTTCTTCGACATCGCTCGGGTACCCGACCATCGAAAAGACAACATCGCTGTTCTGAGCCACTTGCAAAGGCGACTCGCAACGACGAGCTCCCATCTGGACCAGTGAATCGCTCTTCTCGGGAGTTCGATTGTAGACGGAAAGGGAGTAGCCAGCTTTCAACAAATGGGTGCACATACTGCGCCCCATCACTCCGGTCCCGATCCAACCAAGCCGAGTTGTTTCCGGGTGGATACTGATCATGGTTGGACTACTTTCCGCTGCGATTCTTTTCGTATTCGAGAACACCGGTGACCAAAGCGGTCAAGCGTGGCTCCGCATCGTTGGCAATCGCAATGATCTTGGAGACGTCGGCTGCTTCGAGGGCATCGGGTAGACACATATCGGTGATCACCGAGAATCCCACGCAACGCATGGAGGAATGGACCGCCACAATCACTTCTGGAACCGTCGACATTCCGACCACATCGGCGCCGATCATACGCAGGAATCGATATTCAGCTCTCGTCTCCAAATTCGGACCCGCCACGGCGACAAACACGCCGCGATGGGCGACGATATCGTTTTTCCTGGCGACGCGCAACGCCGCGTCGATCAACTCGGCGTCGTAAGGCGCCGACATATCCGGGAATCGAGGCCCGAGCCGATCGTCGTTGATGCCGATGAGCGGGTTGTCTCCCAGCAGATTGATATGATCGTCGATGAGCATAATGTCCCCTGCTTTGTACAGAGGATTCATTCCACCGCAAGCATTCGAAACCAGCAGTAGCTCAGCACCGAGCGCTTTCATGATCCGCACCGGGAGGGTGATCTCCTTGAGCGGATACCCTTCGTACATGTGAAATCGGCCTTCCATCGCCATGACAGGTAGTCCGCAGAGCATGCCGCAAACCAACCGGCCTCGGTGCGACGTGGCGGTCGACTTCAAAAAGTGAGGAATCTCGGCGTAATCGATCGCCGCTTCTACTTCAATCCGCTGCACCAAAGGACCTAGACCCGTTCCCAGGATAATCCCTGCGTGGGGTGTCCGACTCCAAGCCTTGCGGATGAAGTCGGTCGATTCCTGGATTTTGTCGTAAAGGTCTAGCATAGTTGCAGTCTCAAGGATTGTTGGCAGGAGTCCGACGCGATCAAGTCGCGGGGGCTTCGACACGTGGCATCGAATCGATGACCTTGTCGATCAAACCGTACGATACTGCCTCTTCCGGATCCATAAAGCGGTCGCGATCCGTATCTTGTTCGATCTTCTCGAGCGATTGACCGCAGTGCTTGATCAGAATCTCGTTCAAGCGTCGTTTGGTTCGTCGGAACTCTGTTACGTGGATAGAAATTTCTTCGGCCGTTCCCTGCATACCCGCCAGAGGCTGGTGGATCATGATACGGGAATTCGGGAGCGAGTAGCGCTTATTCTTTGCGCCCGCGGTTAGCAAAACCGCACCCATCGAAGCAGCTTGGCCAATGCAGTAGGTCGCCACATCGCAGGATACAAATTGCATCGTATCGTAGATCGCCATCCCGGCGCTGACGCTGCCGCCAGGGCTGTTGATGTACATATGGATGTCCGCCTTCGGATCATCGCTCTGCAGGAACAACATCTGGGCAACGAGCGCATTGGCGATCTCGTCATCCACCTGTTGACCCAAGAAAATGATCCGATCTTTCAGCAATCGGCTGTAAATGTCGTAAGCGCGCTCTTCGCGTCCGCTTTTCTCGATGACATAAGGGATCAATGGCATAACTGGTGACTCCTAGGAATGGATCGTAGTTCGGTGGTGCTAGCGGGACTAGTTGCTCTCTTCTTCGCTCTGCTGTTTGGTGAGCAAGTGATCTACAAGTCCATAATCCTTGGCCTGTTGGGCGGTCAAGAAGAAGTCGCGTTCGGTGTCTTTGGCGATCTGGTCCACCGGCTTGCCGGTGTGCTTGGAGAGAATCTCGTTGAGCTGGGTTCGCATACGAAGAATCTCTTTGGCCTGGATTTCGATATCGGAGACTTGGCCGCGAACCCCACCGTGCGGCTGGTGGACCATCACGGTGCTGTTGGGCAAACAATATCGCTTTCCTGGGGAACCACCTGCGAGCAAAACGGCGCCACCGCTGGCCGCTTGACCGACGCAGTATGTCGCGACCGGGCAAGAAAGCATCTGCATCGTGTCGTAGATGGCCAAGGTCGAAACCACTTCACCACCCGGCGAATTGATGTAGAAGTGAATGTCCTTGCGACGATTCTCGCTCTGCAAATAAAGGAGCTTCATCACCACTTCATTGGCGTTGCCGGTGTAGATCTCTCCTTGGAGGAACACGATGCGGTTCTCCAAAAGCAAATCCCCCAACGTCATCTGACGCTGGCGCTGGTAGCTCTGATAAGCATGTGAATCAAACACTGGCGGCATGTTTGGAAAGTAACTCAATTGATCTTTCCTCGTTCTTTAAGTAAGGCAACGTTCGAATGTGTACATCTTTTCGATATGCACCCATTTGGCAAGGGTACTTATCGGACAGAATCTACCGGCAAACGAGCCCGTTATAGCGTCCCGGAGCGGTTGCCCCTAAAATCAGCCCCTCCTTTTACCGAAAATCCATTTCCTCCCAAACTCTGCTATTCGAACTTCCTATGCCGATTTCAACGCAAAACGCTCTCGCCTTGATCCAGTCCGCTCACGAACAGGCCAAAATCAGCGCCGGTGCCGTTGAAAACTTGAAATGCTGGCTAACGGAAACCCGGTATTCCCAATACGCGGACTCGATCTGCCAACACGTCGAAGAAGAGAAGTGGCAAGCGTTGGATGATGCCTTCTGGACGATCATCCCGTTCGGAACCGGCGGACGTCGAGGCAGGATGTACCCGGTCGGATCCAACGCGATCAACGATCGGACCATCGGGGAGAGCGCCCAAGGCTTGGCGGACTATATCCTGAGCCGATCCGATATCCCCAAACCCCTCTCCTGCGCAATCGCCTACGACACCCGACACAATTCACGCCACTTCGCGGAACTCTGCGCTTCGGTCATGGTGGCGAATGGCTTTCACGTCTATTTCCTGGATGACTACCGGGCAACCCCCCAGCTTTCCTACGCCGTCCGAACGAAGAACTGCAGCTGCGGAATCATGGTCACCGCCTCCCACAATCCACCCAGCGACAACGCTGTGAAAGTTTATTGGTCGACCGGTGGGCAAGTCTTGCCACCGCACGACTCCGCCATCATCGACGGAGTCATGAATGTTCAACAAATCAAGACGATTCCCTTTTCCGAAGCCGTCAGCGCCGGGAAGGTCACCGTCGTCACCTCGGAGATCGATCAAAAGTATCTTCAAGCGGCCTCCAAGTATGCGTGGCCTGGC includes these proteins:
- a CDS encoding DMT family transporter codes for the protein MAWLYLIVAGVLEVVWAYSMKQSEGFTRFVPSVVTIVVMIASFALLSLSMKSLPLGTAYMVWTGIGAVGAFLVGLILLGEPIHWLRIVAAILITTGVVAMKLSSDH
- a CDS encoding NAD(P)-dependent oxidoreductase; this translates as MISIHPETTRLGWIGTGVMGRSMCTHLLKAGYSLSVYNRTPEKSDSLVQMGARRCESPLQVAQNSDVVFSMVGYPSDVEEVLLGESGALRGLRSGGILVDMTTSRPALAEAVYDKAKQMGCHALDAPVSGGDIGAKEARLSIMVGGDRDVFDALVPLWKSMGKTYVYQGPAGSGQHTKMVNQILIASSMVGLCEALLYATRSGLDPQTVLESVSSGAAGSWSLSNLTPRILREDYSPGFFVDHFVKDLGIVLDEAARMQLQLPGVELAIDLYRKLQGMGHGSSGTQALWLAVSR
- a CDS encoding purine-nucleoside phosphorylase encodes the protein MLDLYDKIQESTDFIRKAWSRTPHAGIILGTGLGPLVQRIEVEAAIDYAEIPHFLKSTATSHRGRLVCGMLCGLPVMAMEGRFHMYEGYPLKEITLPVRIMKALGAELLLVSNACGGMNPLYKAGDIMLIDDHINLLGDNPLIGINDDRLGPRFPDMSAPYDAELIDAALRVARKNDIVAHRGVFVAVAGPNLETRAEYRFLRMIGADVVGMSTVPEVIVAVHSSMRCVGFSVITDMCLPDALEAADVSKIIAIANDAEPRLTALVTGVLEYEKNRSGK
- a CDS encoding ATP-dependent Clp protease proteolytic subunit, which encodes MPLIPYVIEKSGREERAYDIYSRLLKDRIIFLGQQVDDEIANALVAQMLFLQSDDPKADIHMYINSPGGSVSAGMAIYDTMQFVSCDVATYCIGQAASMGAVLLTAGAKNKRYSLPNSRIMIHQPLAGMQGTAEEISIHVTEFRRTKRRLNEILIKHCGQSLEKIEQDTDRDRFMDPEEAVSYGLIDKVIDSMPRVEAPAT
- a CDS encoding ClpP family protease, whose translation is MPPVFDSHAYQSYQRQRQMTLGDLLLENRIVFLQGEIYTGNANEVVMKLLYLQSENRRKDIHFYINSPGGEVVSTLAIYDTMQMLSCPVATYCVGQAASGGAVLLAGGSPGKRYCLPNSTVMVHQPHGGVRGQVSDIEIQAKEILRMRTQLNEILSKHTGKPVDQIAKDTERDFFLTAQQAKDYGLVDHLLTKQQSEEESN